A part of Rhinolophus ferrumequinum isolate MPI-CBG mRhiFer1 chromosome 11, mRhiFer1_v1.p, whole genome shotgun sequence genomic DNA contains:
- the LOC117030913 gene encoding oocyte-secreted protein 2-like has translation MALEVLFLLAALVWPCAEAIHVTITCSMDWMMVQVIPHAYSRRVYVFADELYLGSGCPVTRIQTYEYHFIYPVYDCGIRTQVVSEDTLLFQTELYYNPRNIHRICRRTALECSASRKSLWLTPVSTDNEIKLDSSPFIADFKTTPEELGLLSSN, from the exons ATGGCTTTAGAGGTCTTGTTTCTCCTTGCTGCTTTGGTGTGGCCTTGTGCTGAGGCCATTCATG TGACAATAACTTGTTCTATGGATTGGATGATGGTCCAAGTTATCCCGCATGCGTACAGCAGACGTGTGTATGTATTCGCTGATGAATTATACCTGGGATCTGGCTGTCCTGTGACTCGGATACAAACATATGAATATCATTTCATATATCCTGTTTATGATTGTGGCATCAGAACACAG GTTGTTTCAGAGGATACTCTCCTTTTTCAAACTGAGTTATACTATAACCCAAGGAATATACATCGTATTTGTCGTAGAACTGCTTTGGAGTGTTCTGCCTCTAG GAAATCATTGTGGCTTACACCAGTGTCTacagataatgaaataaaattggattCCAGTCCCTTTATTGCTGACTTTAAGACAACTCCAGAAGAGTTAGGATTATTAAGTTCTAATTAA
- the MS4A3 gene encoding LOW QUALITY PROTEIN: membrane-spanning 4-domains subfamily A member 3 (The sequence of the model RefSeq protein was modified relative to this genomic sequence to represent the inferred CDS: inserted 1 base in 1 codon; substituted 1 base at 1 genomic stop codon), protein MASXEVVNTELGTASAGGTPGSQVEPEVVNNSVYQPTDDRSQNYQKEELQALGAIQILNGAVILALGVFLGSLQTLSHLFRHFFFFFFTFYTGYPIWGAVFFISSGSISGTAGRKPTRMLMQSSFGMNLASATVALVGFIFLSINLAVNSLSFKSCQSSSLLDLRIYTRGLVSLMLMLTLRELCQTISISAMXCKANCCHSGEEHILIKVGLRAEKLNPKSP, encoded by the exons ATGGCTTCCTAAGAAGTAGTTAATACAGAGCTGGGCACAGCCTCAGCAGGTGGTACCCCAGGAAGCCAGGTGGAACCAGAGGTGGTGAATAATTCTGTTTACCAGCCCACTGATGATAGATCACAAAATTACCAGAAAGAGGAACTACAAGCTCTTGGG GCCATCCAGATCCTGAATGGAGCAGTAATTCTGGCTCTGGGAGTTTTTCTGGGTTCCTTACAAACCTTATCCCATCTCTTCAGgcacttcttcttttttttttttaccttctacACAGGCTATCCGATATGGGGTGCTGTATTT TTTATTAGTTCAGGATCCATATCTGGTACAGCTGGGAGAAAACCCACCAGAATGTTG ATGCAAAGCAGCTTCGGGATGAACCTTGCCAGTGCTACAGTTGCACTAGtggggtttatttttctctcaataaATTTAGCAGTTAACAGCCTGTCATTCAAGAGCTGTCAGTCTTCGTCGTTACTGGACTTACGCATTTACACACGG GGCCTTGTGTCTCTAATGTTAATGCTTACCTTGCGGGAATTGTGCCAAACCATCTCCATCTCAGCCA GGTGCAAAGCAAACTGCTGCCATTCAGGAGAG GAGCACATCCTCATTAAAGTAGGTCTGAGAGCAGAGAAACTCAACCCCAAATCTCCATGA
- the MS4A2 gene encoding high affinity immunoglobulin epsilon receptor subunit beta — protein sequence MDIESRSRAELALPSPQEPSNVSEIELSEAPFHDSALLEKAAPPPPPQTWRTFLKRELEFLGVTQILIGLICLCFGTIVYSVFKISEFEKDLFSSFKAGFPFWGAVFFMISGVLSIMSEKKDTTYLMRGSLGASLVSSIAAGTGIVILVTNLKNSLVYIHFCQEAYEDDFCLAACFSTEIVAMILFLTILGFGVAVLLTLYRIGELLKGKIPEDGLYEELNIYSPIYSELEDRGETASPTDS from the exons atggacatagaaagtAGAAGCAGAGCAGAACTTGCTCTCCCATCCCCTCAAGAACCATCCAA TGTATCTGAAATTGAACTTTCAGAAGCACCCTTCCATGATAGCGCCCTGTTGGAGaaggctgccccacccccaccgccccaaACATGGCGGACATTTTTGAAGAGAGAGCTGGAATTCCTGGGG GTAACACAAATTCTAATTGGTTTGATATGTCTTTGTTTTGGAACAATTGTCTACTCCGTGTTCAAGATTTCAGAATTtgagaaagatttattttcatcatttaaagcAGGCTTCCCATTCTGGGGAGCGGTATTT TTTATGATTTCCGGAGTTTTGTCAATTATGTCTGAAAAGAAAGATACAACATATCTG ATGCGAGGAAGCCTGGGAGCCAGCTTGGTCAGCAGCATAGCTGCGGGAACAGGAATCGTTATTCTGGTCACCAACCTAAAGAACAGCTTGGTGTATATCCACTTTTGCCAGGAAGCTTATGAGGATGACTTCTGCTTAGCGGCTTGTTTTTCCACT GAAATTGTGGCGATGATTCTGTTTCTCACTATTCTGGGGTTTGGCGTCGCTGTGTTACTCACACTCTACAGAATTGGAGAATTACTCAAAGGAAAG ATTCCAGAAGATGGTCTTTATGAAGAATTAAACATATATTCACCGATTTACAGTGAGTTGGAAGACAGAGGGGAGACAGCTTCTCCCACTGATTCATAA